From Sphaerochaeta sp., a single genomic window includes:
- a CDS encoding extracellular solute-binding protein produces MSTTRRNLGIVLVLLLASCMLFAAGTKEQIPTATEGTETTTLSILDYSDATAPGYEESEAVWQKFMDENPGIVLKKEDLTNEAFHQKLAAYVAAGTIPDVMYMYPSGRSAVLHQKHLVKDLVPLLGSDFLSHFLPAALNTDDQSGHYLAMLPQSICYSSVMYINTKLLKDNGLSLPKTYEDLKAMVPKLKAKGIQTVLMANKDDWVMQSCLFSTVAGRFVNKQWIDDAKAGKVKFTDPEFVDALRFIDTLYKDGVLSRNTIQLSYGEVPGLFASGKAAFLIDGDWRQSAFLTDKSSGQALISPEDQKNNIALMAFPAIPGEKYPGVVSSTLGCGYGISSAIPAGSAKEQAATKLLKYLYSQDVQKQFLELGRYITSRTDVTSDKLEPLTTKMMEYYSTIKGTCYVLDSALDPSIYTVLNKVLQEIGLGTKTPEAAAAEVQTAMDAWIASNTQK; encoded by the coding sequence ATGTCAACGACAAGAAGAAACTTGGGTATCGTTCTGGTCCTGTTGCTTGCCTCCTGTATGCTTTTCGCCGCCGGTACGAAGGAACAAATCCCGACCGCGACGGAAGGAACGGAGACGACGACGCTGAGTATTCTGGACTATAGCGACGCTACCGCGCCCGGATATGAGGAATCCGAGGCGGTCTGGCAGAAGTTCATGGATGAGAATCCCGGAATCGTTTTGAAAAAGGAAGACCTCACCAACGAGGCGTTCCATCAGAAATTGGCTGCCTACGTCGCAGCGGGGACAATTCCCGATGTAATGTACATGTATCCGTCGGGTCGTTCGGCGGTACTGCATCAAAAGCATCTGGTCAAGGATCTTGTCCCATTGTTGGGCAGCGATTTTCTCTCACATTTCCTGCCGGCCGCGCTCAATACGGATGACCAAAGCGGACATTATCTCGCTATGCTCCCCCAGTCAATCTGTTATTCCAGCGTCATGTACATCAATACGAAACTGCTGAAGGACAACGGGCTTTCTCTTCCGAAAACCTACGAAGACCTGAAGGCGATGGTTCCCAAGCTTAAGGCGAAAGGCATCCAGACCGTTTTGATGGCGAACAAGGATGACTGGGTAATGCAGTCGTGCCTGTTCTCCACCGTTGCCGGAAGATTTGTGAACAAGCAGTGGATTGATGACGCGAAAGCGGGGAAAGTGAAGTTCACGGATCCAGAATTTGTTGATGCGCTTCGGTTCATCGACACATTGTACAAGGACGGGGTCCTGTCCCGCAATACCATCCAGCTCTCCTATGGAGAGGTACCCGGACTGTTTGCTTCAGGCAAGGCGGCGTTCCTCATCGATGGAGACTGGAGGCAGAGTGCGTTCCTTACCGATAAGTCGTCCGGACAGGCGCTGATCAGCCCTGAAGACCAGAAGAACAACATCGCGCTGATGGCGTTCCCTGCGATTCCCGGCGAAAAGTATCCTGGGGTGGTTTCCTCTACGCTCGGTTGCGGATACGGCATTTCTTCGGCAATTCCCGCAGGTTCCGCAAAAGAACAGGCTGCGACGAAACTGTTGAAGTACCTGTACTCGCAGGACGTGCAGAAACAGTTCCTTGAATTGGGGAGATACATCACTTCCCGCACCGACGTGACCAGCGACAAACTGGAGCCGTTGACGACGAAGATGATGGAATACTACTCTACCATTAAAGGAACCTGTTATGTACTTGATTCCGCACTTGATCCCAGCATCTACACGGTGCTGAACAAAGTGCTACAGGAAATCGGTCTTGGGACGAAGACCCCGGAAGCGGCTGCGGCGGAAGTCCAAACCGCCATGGACGCATGGATCGCTTCCAATACCCAGAAATAA
- a CDS encoding sugar ABC transporter permease → MVIPSFVIYLFVMAFPIILSLVLSLSNFSGGRIFGNAGWKITGFQHYGRLFSDPYFWHAFKNNILVVLISVFGQLPLGLFLAYLIYRKIVKFGGFWQGILYVPSVISVIVIGIMWNLIFSPYGPLSELMNRWYAFSFSNNLSRVLAGSFGADGNLVVTDQLVKSIIAINPQTAAAAFSAPVPGLSEMLRGISTEGIQTIVSDLTNLLAPVWTSDFLNKEGTAMVPILFVTLWCWTGTYLILFLANMQKINAQTIESAQIDGAKEKSILAHIILPELSGSIMNAAVLCISGSLNSFAMIYAMTGGGPARITQVLSIYMYEKAFMGTPDYPLANAISIMMVLFSVVLIILTRSIQKHFGGTHED, encoded by the coding sequence ATGGTGATCCCATCGTTTGTGATTTACTTGTTCGTCATGGCGTTCCCCATCATTCTGTCACTGGTGTTGTCGCTGAGTAATTTCAGCGGTGGAAGGATTTTTGGAAACGCAGGATGGAAGATCACCGGGTTCCAGCACTACGGAAGGCTTTTTTCTGATCCGTATTTCTGGCACGCATTCAAAAACAACATCCTCGTGGTGTTGATCTCGGTCTTCGGGCAACTACCCCTCGGACTTTTTCTTGCATATCTCATCTACCGTAAGATTGTGAAATTCGGCGGTTTCTGGCAGGGTATTCTGTATGTGCCCTCCGTCATCTCCGTCATCGTAATCGGCATCATGTGGAATCTGATCTTCTCTCCGTACGGACCCCTTTCCGAACTGATGAACCGATGGTACGCCTTCTCTTTCTCGAACAATCTCTCGAGGGTCCTTGCGGGGTCGTTCGGCGCCGACGGAAACCTTGTGGTGACGGACCAACTCGTCAAAAGCATTATCGCCATCAATCCCCAGACCGCCGCGGCGGCATTTTCCGCACCCGTTCCTGGTTTGTCAGAAATGCTTCGCGGGATATCGACGGAAGGAATCCAGACGATCGTCTCCGATCTTACCAATTTACTCGCTCCCGTATGGACTTCTGATTTTTTGAACAAGGAAGGAACGGCGATGGTTCCCATCCTGTTCGTCACGCTCTGGTGTTGGACCGGTACATACCTTATCCTTTTCCTTGCAAACATGCAGAAGATCAACGCACAGACGATCGAATCCGCCCAGATCGACGGAGCAAAGGAAAAGAGCATCCTCGCGCACATCATTCTTCCCGAGCTCTCGGGATCCATCATGAACGCGGCGGTGCTGTGTATTTCGGGATCGCTGAATTCCTTCGCGATGATCTACGCAATGACGGGAGGAGGACCGGCGAGAATCACTCAGGTCCTTTCCATATATATGTACGAGAAAGCATTCATGGGCACGCCGGATTATCCGCTTGCGAACGCCATCTCGATCATGATGGTGTTGTTCAGCGTCGTGTTGATCATCTTAACGCGTTCCATTCAAAAACATTTCGGAGGCACACATGAAGACTGA
- a CDS encoding carbohydrate ABC transporter permease: MKTDCRRERGVGAFLWKFFAYVIMILFALLAIVPLIWLIINSFKTTVEFRSNMIGLPHTFYPQNYPGAWKVGNFGVLFWNSVLYTTVSVSVAAFLSLLTGFAFAKLTRHSTKTMYSIFSLGILLTTQTLMVPLFLQVSQLDALLGGFFGKLGWCNPNSFHLFYNTRFGVILVYIGSLLPLGVYLCTDYVRSVPNSLVEAALIDGAGYFRIFLSVIIPMCTPILTTIGLLNIPTIWNEFALINIMVSSMKYQSLPLGIYKFSGTLSSDYGKEFAALVVGLMPMLIFYLVFRKQITTSVGGGAIKG, from the coding sequence ATGAAGACTGATTGCCGCAGGGAACGAGGAGTAGGAGCGTTCCTTTGGAAGTTTTTCGCATATGTGATTATGATTCTTTTCGCATTGCTCGCCATCGTACCGTTGATCTGGCTTATCATCAACTCCTTCAAGACCACGGTTGAATTCCGTTCGAACATGATCGGCCTGCCCCACACGTTCTATCCCCAAAATTATCCGGGCGCATGGAAAGTCGGGAATTTCGGAGTGCTGTTCTGGAACTCCGTCTTGTATACGACGGTGTCCGTCTCAGTGGCGGCGTTCCTTTCCCTCCTGACGGGATTCGCGTTCGCAAAACTGACGCGTCATTCCACGAAGACGATGTATTCCATCTTCTCCTTGGGAATTTTGCTGACTACGCAGACCTTGATGGTCCCGTTGTTCCTGCAGGTCTCCCAACTCGACGCTTTGCTTGGAGGATTCTTCGGAAAACTCGGTTGGTGCAATCCGAACTCGTTTCATCTGTTCTACAACACCAGATTCGGCGTCATTCTCGTTTACATCGGTTCGCTCCTGCCCCTCGGTGTGTATCTTTGCACCGATTATGTGCGAAGTGTCCCGAATTCCTTGGTGGAGGCGGCATTGATCGACGGCGCGGGATACTTCAGGATATTCCTGTCCGTCATCATACCGATGTGCACTCCCATTCTGACGACCATCGGGCTCCTCAACATCCCGACGATCTGGAACGAGTTCGCGCTCATCAACATCATGGTTTCGAGCATGAAGTACCAGTCATTGCCCTTAGGCATCTATAAATTCTCGGGGACGCTCTCCTCGGACTACGGGAAAGAATTCGCGGCGCTGGTGGTCGGACTCATGCCGATGCTGATCTTCTACCTTGTTTTCAGGAAACAGATCACGACCAGTGTGGGCGGCGGAGCAATAAAAGGATGA
- a CDS encoding XRE family transcriptional regulator: protein MDNPPKVGQNILKIRSRKKLTLNALSERSGISKGMLSQIESEKANPTVATVWKIARGLNVSLNDVLEESAEEQKLFSVNPAGNENNTIETTENGVTIHILSPMSMVEDLEMYYCTFEPHSKLSSEPHYEGTTEFLTIIKGTVKVYTDRDSAELKKGDFIMYRCDVNHTIENASGQTAIVHMVVRYAVRT, encoded by the coding sequence ATGGATAATCCGCCGAAAGTAGGGCAGAATATTCTGAAAATCAGGTCTCGGAAAAAACTGACGCTGAACGCGCTTTCGGAACGGTCGGGGATTTCCAAAGGGATGCTGTCCCAGATCGAGAGCGAAAAGGCGAATCCGACGGTCGCGACGGTATGGAAGATTGCCAGAGGACTGAACGTCAGCCTGAATGACGTGCTGGAAGAGTCTGCGGAAGAACAGAAACTGTTTTCGGTCAATCCTGCGGGTAACGAAAACAATACCATAGAGACCACGGAAAATGGAGTCACCATCCATATCCTCTCTCCGATGAGCATGGTGGAGGACCTGGAAATGTATTACTGTACGTTCGAACCCCACAGCAAGCTTTCCAGCGAACCCCATTACGAAGGCACTACGGAATTCCTTACCATCATCAAAGGAACGGTGAAGGTATATACCGACAGGGATTCTGCAGAACTGAAGAAGGGGGATTTCATCATGTACCGATGCGACGTCAATCATACCATAGAGAATGCCTCAGGACAGACGGCGATCGTCCACATGGTGGTGCGGTACGCCGTCCGTACCTGA
- a CDS encoding NAD-dependent epimerase/dehydratase family protein codes for MKNILIVGALGQLGSEIAWEARKRYGNDHVVLTDIRDDVNRDLIASGPFERLDSRDGEALAKIVRSYHIDTIFHLAALLSANGEQHPQKAWDVNINGLLATLEVAREEGTGVFVPSSIGAFGPTTPKMNTPQDTVQRPASMYGVTKVTGELLCDYYHAKYGVDTRGVRFPGIISNLTPPGGGTTDYAVEIYYAAVDRGRYACFLKGDTYLDMMYSPDAVRAVFQLMETSPQRLKHRNAFNITSMSLCPEDIASSIRKRMHDFVIEYDVDPVRQAIADSWPDRLDDHAAREEWDWKPAYGLDAMTDDMLETIERREKRHA; via the coding sequence ATGAAGAATATTTTGATCGTCGGAGCGCTCGGACAACTTGGGTCCGAGATCGCGTGGGAAGCAAGGAAACGATACGGGAACGACCATGTCGTGCTCACGGACATCAGGGATGACGTGAACCGCGATCTCATCGCAAGCGGACCGTTCGAACGACTGGACAGCAGGGACGGAGAAGCGCTTGCGAAGATCGTCCGCAGCTATCATATCGATACCATTTTTCACTTGGCGGCGCTTTTGTCCGCCAACGGGGAACAACATCCCCAAAAGGCATGGGACGTGAACATCAACGGACTGCTGGCGACGCTCGAGGTGGCGAGAGAAGAAGGAACGGGTGTGTTCGTCCCTTCTTCCATCGGAGCTTTCGGACCCACCACGCCAAAGATGAATACGCCACAGGATACCGTTCAGAGACCGGCTTCGATGTACGGCGTGACGAAAGTGACCGGCGAACTTCTGTGCGATTACTACCACGCGAAATACGGCGTGGACACCCGAGGAGTGCGTTTTCCCGGAATTATCAGCAACCTGACGCCTCCGGGAGGCGGAACTACCGATTACGCGGTGGAAATCTATTATGCTGCGGTTGACCGAGGGCGTTACGCCTGTTTTCTCAAAGGCGATACATATCTGGACATGATGTACAGTCCGGACGCGGTTCGAGCCGTCTTCCAGCTTATGGAGACTTCTCCACAACGGCTCAAGCACAGGAATGCGTTCAACATCACTTCGATGAGCCTGTGCCCGGAAGACATCGCAAGCAGCATCAGAAAAAGAATGCACGACTTTGTGATCGAATACGATGTCGATCCTGTGCGCCAGGCCATCGCCGACAGCTGGCCGGATCGTCTTGACGATCATGCGGCGCGGGAAGAATGGGACTGGAAACCGGCATATGGTCTTGATGCCATGACGGACGATATGCTTGAAACAATCGAGAGGAGGGAAAAACGACATGCTTGA
- a CDS encoding glycine C-acetyltransferase — translation MLDEKTAREIDQFLKTQKDEGTFKNERVIESPQKASIQVGGKQVLNFCSNNYLGLSDDERVIQAAKDAMDRWGFGLSSVRFICGTQRIHKELEDALSSFLHKEDTILFSSCFDANGALFQPLVGQDDAIISDELNHASIIDGTRLSKAERLRYRHADMDDLKRCLEQAKEKRRRIICTDGVFSMDGDVARLDKICDLADTYDSMVMVDDSHATGYLGDTGRGSGEYWHVEDRIDLLTTTFGKGLGGASGGCISGKKRLIDLYRQSARPYLFSNSLAPAICGATLQVLKMLSDENPYAKRTKENAAYFRKKMQEAGFDLIKGDTAIIAVMIYDEAKAVEIANELLAQGIYVIGFTYPVVPKGKARIRVQLSAAHTKEDIDRAVNAFVKIGKASGIIR, via the coding sequence ATGCTTGACGAAAAAACGGCACGGGAAATCGACCAATTTCTGAAAACTCAGAAAGACGAAGGAACATTCAAAAACGAACGGGTCATTGAAAGCCCGCAGAAGGCTTCCATTCAGGTGGGAGGAAAACAGGTACTGAACTTTTGCTCGAACAACTACCTCGGACTCTCCGATGACGAGCGCGTAATCCAAGCGGCGAAGGATGCGATGGACAGATGGGGGTTCGGCCTTTCTTCCGTTCGTTTCATTTGCGGTACGCAACGGATCCACAAGGAACTCGAGGACGCGCTTTCCTCCTTTCTTCATAAAGAAGATACGATCCTGTTTTCCAGTTGCTTTGATGCGAACGGCGCCCTGTTTCAGCCGTTGGTGGGACAGGACGACGCGATCATCAGCGACGAGCTGAACCATGCGTCCATCATCGACGGGACGCGACTGAGCAAGGCGGAGCGTTTGCGTTACAGGCATGCCGACATGGACGATCTGAAGCGCTGTCTTGAACAGGCGAAGGAAAAGCGAAGACGCATCATCTGTACGGACGGGGTATTTTCCATGGACGGCGATGTGGCCAGATTGGATAAAATCTGCGATCTTGCCGATACCTATGACAGCATGGTGATGGTCGACGACTCCCATGCGACCGGATATCTCGGGGATACGGGAAGGGGATCAGGCGAATACTGGCATGTTGAGGACAGGATAGATTTGCTCACCACTACATTCGGCAAAGGACTCGGCGGCGCCAGCGGCGGGTGCATCAGCGGAAAAAAGCGACTGATCGACCTGTACCGTCAAAGTGCGCGTCCCTATCTTTTCTCCAACTCGCTCGCACCCGCCATCTGCGGCGCGACGCTTCAGGTACTGAAGATGCTTTCGGATGAAAATCCCTATGCGAAACGGACAAAGGAAAACGCGGCCTATTTCAGAAAGAAAATGCAGGAAGCCGGATTCGACCTGATCAAGGGGGATACCGCCATCATCGCCGTGATGATCTACGACGAGGCGAAGGCCGTGGAGATCGCGAACGAACTTCTTGCGCAAGGAATCTACGTCATCGGATTCACCTATCCTGTCGTCCCCAAAGGCAAGGCAAGGATACGCGTACAATTATCCGCAGCGCATACGAAAGAGGACATCGACCGGGCGGTGAACGCTTTTGTCAAGATAGGGAAAGCATCGGGCATTATCCGGTAA
- the udp gene encoding uridine phosphorylase has translation MSDYMQGSGVQYHLHIKKGDVGRYVILPGDPKRVEKIASHLDDAHFVADNREFVTYTGSLEGVPVSVCSTGIGGPSTAIAVEELHNCGADTFIRMGTCGGIALPVMGGDCVIATGCVRAEGTSREYAPIEYPAVCDFQVVTALVAAAKRLGYTWHAGVVQSKDSFYGQHDPEIMPVSYDLLQKWEAWKRLGVLASEMEGAALMCCAAHLGARAGACFFVVGNQEREKLGMDNPKLFDTEDAIKLAVEGIRQLIKNDTV, from the coding sequence ATGAGTGATTATATGCAGGGAAGTGGTGTGCAGTACCATCTGCACATCAAGAAAGGGGATGTCGGGCGGTATGTGATCCTTCCCGGCGATCCCAAACGGGTGGAGAAGATCGCGTCTCATTTGGATGACGCCCATTTTGTTGCGGACAACCGTGAGTTCGTCACCTATACGGGAAGCCTGGAAGGGGTTCCCGTTTCCGTCTGTTCCACCGGGATCGGAGGGCCCTCCACCGCCATCGCCGTGGAGGAGCTGCACAATTGCGGGGCGGATACGTTCATCCGGATGGGCACCTGTGGTGGCATCGCCCTTCCGGTGATGGGAGGTGACTGCGTCATCGCGACCGGTTGTGTCCGGGCGGAAGGAACCAGCAGGGAATACGCTCCCATCGAATATCCGGCGGTTTGTGATTTCCAGGTGGTGACCGCCTTGGTCGCGGCCGCGAAGCGTCTGGGATACACATGGCATGCCGGGGTGGTGCAGTCCAAGGATTCGTTCTACGGACAGCATGACCCAGAGATCATGCCGGTCTCCTATGACTTGCTGCAGAAATGGGAGGCGTGGAAACGGCTTGGCGTGCTGGCCAGCGAGATGGAAGGAGCGGCGTTGATGTGCTGTGCCGCACACCTCGGCGCACGCGCCGGAGCATGCTTCTTCGTCGTGGGGAATCAGGAACGAGAGAAACTCGGCATGGACAATCCTAAGTTGTTTGATACGGAAGACGCCATCAAACTGGCGGTCGAAGGTATTCGGCAACTGATCAAGAACGATACAGTCTGA
- a CDS encoding DMT family transporter, which produces MKQKRTWVGGVLCGTVLCFASLLQQIGITTTITGKAGFITSLYIVIVPFLSVLTGRKVTIRNWACVGLALVGMALLTGFRQGGISRGEWFILASAFCYALHIMVIDHFKDVDGIALSTVQFLTATVIGIPLTILEAPAWEAIKSVAVPLVYAGVMSCGVAYTLQILGQKYVEPAKAVLPLSLESVFSALFGFLILRQKLTPAELAGCAVVFAAVLLSQKEPATQRTT; this is translated from the coding sequence TTGAAGCAAAAGCGCACCTGGGTGGGAGGAGTACTCTGTGGCACCGTCCTGTGCTTCGCCAGTCTGCTGCAACAGATCGGCATCACAACGACGATCACCGGAAAAGCAGGGTTCATCACCAGCCTGTACATCGTCATCGTCCCATTCCTCTCCGTTCTGACCGGCAGGAAGGTGACCATCAGAAACTGGGCGTGCGTAGGACTTGCACTGGTGGGGATGGCGCTGTTGACAGGATTTCGGCAAGGCGGCATTTCCCGGGGTGAATGGTTCATCCTCGCCTCGGCGTTCTGCTATGCACTGCACATCATGGTGATCGACCATTTCAAAGATGTGGATGGCATCGCGCTTTCCACCGTACAGTTCCTCACCGCTACCGTAATCGGCATCCCATTGACCATTCTGGAGGCGCCGGCATGGGAAGCGATCAAATCCGTCGCAGTTCCCCTGGTATACGCCGGCGTGATGAGCTGTGGCGTCGCCTATACGCTGCAGATCCTGGGACAGAAATACGTGGAGCCGGCGAAAGCGGTGCTGCCGCTCTCCCTGGAATCGGTGTTCTCCGCGTTATTCGGGTTTTTGATCCTCAGACAGAAACTTACCCCTGCGGAACTTGCCGGATGCGCCGTGGTGTTCGCCGCCGTGCTGCTCAGCCAGAAAGAACCGGCGACTCAAAGAACCACGTAA
- a CDS encoding Smr/MutS family protein, with translation MMESQSRKDLEFDRVLDAISRECLSAEGRAALESLPFTSDRATLEGRQQIIASFLTLLSSGMVPNPTRFPDLTEFFRQNGDLRYHADGQTLYALSSYLQSAASFIRFCHATLSDNLFQEALLPLFPARLDPTLAALGDDIASALQPDGTVKPSHPAIARLIRQVEDARQGRLRFAREYINAHKEKVQSDQGAFRDGRLVIPMRSDRSQTGDGFVTGTSQTGSTMFVEPFRLVELNNQVTMAQNEILVETARILKEFSDRARDLKDELTRLSGQVAFADQFYALARYSHLEPMTRTDLSDGPLHLERAWHPLLGAKAVPITIQLDGQVKAVVFSGPNAGGKTVTIKTVGLLCMLNQLCGYIPASEGSRMPLFDDVYTEIGDEQSIEQGLSTFSSHMRRIAFILRHMTERSLVVLDELGSGTDPVEGSALARSILEECLRHAALTLVTSHHGVLKEFAYARADVLNASMEFDGQSHKPTFRVVQGVPGDSHALDTARAMEVPPQVVQRAQQYLGSSAVQIGEIIKGLEQKRQELLSREAEMQQKEQELKEQQETLHAREEQVRRLSLRLKDEQSTDLAKFMREKNSELEQLVARLKKEGVSREQTVAVKQYVSSLQQKKQETDQQLEHEEDAIVSQAEPLAVGDAVLCGRNHREGVVVRVMGKGRYQVAIGTMKLELKRKDLVKTKQTNAPTVQVVYTGQTPAPELEMDVRGLTLEETLQKLDQEIERCLVHGVTQFSVIHGYGDGILSQGIAAYLKKHPAVKDYRFAMPEDGGMGKTYVVL, from the coding sequence ATGATGGAGAGTCAGAGTAGAAAGGATTTGGAATTCGACCGCGTGCTGGATGCGATCAGCAGGGAATGTTTGTCCGCCGAAGGGCGCGCCGCATTGGAAAGCTTGCCGTTCACCTCCGACCGCGCGACGCTGGAGGGTCGTCAGCAGATCATCGCATCATTCCTCACGCTTCTTTCCAGCGGGATGGTGCCAAATCCGACCCGTTTTCCTGATCTCACCGAGTTTTTCCGCCAGAACGGGGATCTCCGCTATCATGCCGACGGACAGACGCTGTACGCGCTTTCTTCCTATCTGCAGAGCGCGGCATCCTTCATCCGTTTCTGTCACGCGACGCTTTCGGACAATCTTTTCCAGGAGGCGCTTCTCCCCTTGTTCCCCGCGCGTCTCGATCCCACGCTCGCCGCATTGGGGGATGACATCGCATCGGCCCTTCAGCCGGACGGGACGGTCAAGCCCAGCCATCCTGCGATCGCCCGCTTGATCAGGCAGGTCGAGGATGCCCGGCAGGGTCGGCTCCGTTTCGCCCGGGAGTACATCAACGCCCACAAGGAAAAGGTGCAGAGTGACCAAGGGGCGTTCCGTGATGGCCGGCTGGTCATCCCGATGCGTTCCGACCGTTCCCAGACGGGGGATGGGTTCGTCACCGGGACGTCCCAGACGGGAAGCACGATGTTCGTCGAGCCGTTCCGTCTGGTGGAGCTGAACAACCAGGTGACGATGGCCCAGAACGAGATTCTGGTGGAAACAGCCAGGATCCTGAAGGAATTCTCCGATCGCGCCCGGGATCTGAAGGATGAGCTGACCCGCCTTTCCGGGCAGGTCGCGTTCGCCGACCAGTTTTATGCCCTGGCTCGCTACAGCCACCTTGAGCCGATGACCCGGACGGATCTCTCCGACGGCCCGCTCCATCTGGAACGCGCCTGGCATCCGCTCCTGGGGGCCAAGGCGGTTCCCATCACCATCCAGTTGGATGGACAGGTCAAGGCGGTGGTGTTCTCCGGCCCCAACGCCGGAGGAAAGACGGTGACCATCAAGACGGTGGGGCTCCTGTGCATGCTCAACCAGCTTTGTGGCTACATTCCCGCTTCCGAAGGATCCCGGATGCCATTGTTTGACGACGTATACACGGAGATTGGTGACGAACAATCCATTGAACAGGGACTGTCCACATTCAGTTCCCACATGCGCCGCATCGCCTTTATTCTCCGCCACATGACGGAGCGTTCCCTGGTGGTGCTGGATGAGCTGGGAAGCGGTACCGACCCGGTGGAAGGTTCTGCGTTGGCCCGCTCCATCCTGGAGGAGTGCCTCCGTCACGCGGCGTTGACGCTGGTGACCAGCCATCACGGGGTGCTGAAGGAATTCGCCTACGCCCGCGCCGATGTGCTGAACGCCTCGATGGAGTTTGACGGCCAAAGCCACAAGCCGACGTTCCGCGTCGTCCAAGGGGTGCCGGGGGACAGCCATGCGTTGGATACGGCGCGCGCCATGGAAGTTCCGCCCCAGGTCGTCCAGCGGGCACAGCAGTATCTGGGATCCTCCGCCGTACAGATCGGGGAGATCATCAAAGGCCTGGAACAGAAACGGCAGGAACTGCTCTCCCGAGAGGCAGAGATGCAGCAAAAGGAACAGGAACTGAAGGAACAGCAGGAAACACTCCATGCACGGGAAGAGCAGGTGCGGCGTCTCTCCCTCCGGCTGAAGGACGAGCAGTCCACCGATCTCGCCAAGTTCATGCGGGAGAAGAACAGTGAGCTGGAACAGCTGGTCGCCCGTTTGAAGAAAGAAGGGGTGAGCAGGGAGCAGACCGTCGCCGTCAAACAGTACGTCTCTTCCCTGCAACAGAAAAAACAGGAGACGGACCAGCAGTTGGAGCATGAGGAAGACGCCATCGTCTCCCAGGCCGAACCGCTTGCCGTAGGGGACGCCGTCCTCTGTGGACGAAACCATCGGGAAGGGGTGGTCGTCCGTGTGATGGGGAAGGGCCGCTACCAGGTAGCCATCGGGACGATGAAGCTGGAACTGAAACGGAAGGATCTGGTCAAAACAAAACAGACCAACGCGCCGACCGTCCAGGTGGTGTATACCGGACAGACGCCGGCTCCTGAATTGGAAATGGATGTGCGCGGTCTGACGTTGGAAGAAACGCTCCAGAAGCTGGACCAGGAGATCGAGCGGTGTCTGGTGCATGGGGTGACGCAGTTTTCCGTCATCCACGGCTACGGGGATGGCATCCTTTCCCAAGGCATTGCCGCCTATCTGAAAAAGCACCCTGCCGTGAAGGATTACCGGTTCGCCATGCCGGAAGACGGCGGCATGGGAAAAACTTACGTGGTTCTTTGA